From one Gammaproteobacteria bacterium genomic stretch:
- a CDS encoding UDP-N-acetylmuramoyl-tripeptide--D-alanyl-D-alanine ligase, whose product MMLSELARLVDGELRGADRRFDAIGTDTRTLGAGTLFIALQGRNFDAHEFLATAAARGAVAALVQRDVPTELPVVRVADTRLALGRLASAWRDRFAIPLVAVTGSNGKTTVKGMLAAILAARGAVLSTRGNLNNDIGVPLTLLNLRSDHRAAVIEMGANQPGDIEYLTHLAHPTVALVTNAAPAHLAGLGDIAGVAREKGQIFSGLAPDGCAVINADDPREGLWRVMAAPHRSVSFGLRYPADVTARDLHLNAALGCSFTLTTPAGEAAVELRLSGRHNVMNALAAAAAAHAVGLGVADIAYGLESMRAVERRLQLRRGIRGARVIDDTYNANPGSVKAALEVLAVGGADGEKILVLGDMGELGNASQALHEQVGRQARAIGVSRVYAVGELARTVAGAFGKGAAHYPDQAALIAALEADLATLAPAPVTVLVKGSRSMRMEHVVDAITVADEATAAGSAGVGPGGPALARQVAQGS is encoded by the coding sequence ATGATGCTGAGCGAATTGGCGCGTCTGGTCGACGGAGAACTGCGCGGTGCGGACCGGCGTTTTGATGCCATCGGCACGGATACCCGTACGCTGGGCGCCGGCACCCTGTTCATCGCCCTGCAGGGGCGCAACTTCGACGCGCATGAGTTCCTCGCGACCGCGGCGGCGCGCGGCGCGGTCGCCGCGCTGGTGCAGCGCGATGTCCCGACCGAACTGCCCGTCGTGCGTGTGGCGGATACCCGGCTTGCGTTGGGCCGGCTCGCCTCCGCCTGGCGCGACCGCTTTGCCATCCCGCTGGTTGCGGTGACCGGCAGCAACGGCAAGACCACGGTCAAGGGGATGCTGGCCGCCATCCTGGCGGCGCGGGGCGCCGTTCTCAGTACGCGCGGCAATCTGAACAACGACATCGGTGTACCGCTCACGCTGCTCAACCTGCGCAGCGATCACCGCGCTGCGGTGATCGAGATGGGCGCGAACCAGCCCGGCGATATCGAGTACCTGACTCACCTCGCGCATCCTACGGTCGCGCTGGTCACCAACGCCGCGCCGGCGCATCTGGCCGGGTTAGGGGATATCGCGGGGGTCGCGCGCGAAAAGGGGCAGATTTTTTCCGGGCTGGCGCCGGACGGTTGCGCCGTGATCAACGCCGACGATCCGCGCGAGGGGCTGTGGCGGGTCATGGCCGCGCCGCATCGCAGCGTCAGCTTCGGCCTGCGTTATCCCGCTGACGTGACGGCGCGTGATCTGCATCTCAACGCCGCCCTCGGCTGCTCCTTCACGCTGACCACGCCGGCGGGCGAGGCGGCGGTCGAGCTCAGGCTGTCCGGCCGCCATAATGTGATGAACGCGCTGGCCGCGGCGGCGGCGGCGCATGCCGTCGGGCTCGGGGTGGCGGACATCGCGTACGGGCTGGAATCCATGCGCGCGGTCGAACGACGCCTGCAGCTCAGGCGCGGGATCCGCGGGGCGCGCGTCATCGACGATACCTACAACGCGAATCCGGGCTCGGTGAAGGCGGCGCTGGAGGTGCTGGCGGTGGGCGGCGCCGACGGTGAGAAGATCCTGGTGCTGGGGGATATGGGCGAGCTCGGCAACGCCAGTCAGGCGCTGCACGAGCAGGTCGGACGCCAGGCGCGCGCGATCGGGGTCTCCCGTGTCTATGCGGTCGGCGAACTGGCGCGCACCGTCGCCGGCGCCTTCGGCAAGGGCGCCGCACACTATCCGGATCAGGCTGCGTTGATCGCCGCACTGGAGGCGGATCTCGCCACCCTCGCGCCCGCGCCGGTCACCGTTCTCGTCAAGGGTTCGCGCAGTATGCGGATGGAACACGTGGTCGATGCCATCACGGTCGCCGATGAAGCAACCGCTGCCGGCAGCGCGGGTGTTGGCCCGGGTGGTCCCGCATTGGCGCGACAGGTCGCGCAGGGAAGCTGA
- a CDS encoding phospho-N-acetylmuramoyl-pentapeptide-transferase: protein MLLYLTDYLTQIYSGFGVFRYLTLRSILGILTALLISFVVGPLIIRKLAQYQIGQMVRSDGPQSHLGKAGTPTMGGAMILVAIGISTLLWGDLSNRHVWLVLAVTLLFGIVGGVDDYKKLILKNSRGLSARQKFFWQSLIGIIAAVYLFNSAVSPIETRFIVPFFKDVSLDLGWWFIPLSYFVIVGTSNAVNLTDGLDGLAILPAVMVAGALGIIAYATGHARFSEYLGIPYVPGVGEMVVFCGAIVGAGLGFLWFNTHPAQVFMGDIGALALGAALGMLAVIVRQEVVLVIMGGVFVMETLSVIMQVASYKLTGRRIFRMAPLHHHFELKGWPEPRVIVRFWIITVILVLIGLASLKIR from the coding sequence ATGCTGCTCTATCTGACCGATTACCTGACACAGATCTACAGCGGATTTGGCGTGTTCCGCTATCTCACGCTGCGCTCCATCCTGGGAATACTGACAGCGCTGCTGATCTCGTTCGTGGTCGGGCCGCTGATCATCCGCAAGCTGGCCCAGTACCAGATCGGACAGATGGTCCGCAGCGACGGCCCCCAAAGCCATCTGGGCAAGGCCGGCACGCCGACCATGGGCGGTGCGATGATCCTGGTGGCGATCGGGATCAGCACCCTGCTGTGGGGCGACCTGTCGAACCGGCACGTCTGGCTGGTGCTGGCCGTGACCCTGCTGTTCGGCATCGTGGGCGGGGTGGATGACTACAAGAAGCTCATCCTGAAGAACTCCAGGGGGCTTTCCGCGCGCCAGAAATTTTTCTGGCAGTCGCTGATCGGCATCATTGCCGCGGTCTACTTGTTCAACAGCGCGGTGTCTCCGATCGAGACGCGCTTCATCGTGCCGTTTTTCAAGGACGTTTCCCTCGATCTGGGCTGGTGGTTCATCCCGCTGTCCTATTTCGTCATCGTCGGGACCAGCAATGCGGTGAACCTGACCGATGGCCTGGACGGTCTCGCCATCCTGCCGGCGGTGATGGTCGCCGGGGCGTTGGGCATTATCGCCTATGCCACCGGGCATGCGCGGTTCTCGGAATATCTCGGCATACCGTATGTACCCGGCGTGGGCGAGATGGTGGTGTTCTGTGGCGCGATCGTGGGCGCCGGACTCGGTTTCCTCTGGTTCAACACCCATCCCGCCCAGGTGTTCATGGGAGACATCGGCGCCCTGGCGCTGGGTGCGGCGCTCGGCATGCTCGCCGTGATCGTGCGTCAGGAAGTGGTGCTGGTCATCATGGGCGGCGTGTTCGTGATGGAGACGCTGTCGGTCATCATGCAGGTGGCCTCCTACAAGCTGACCGGGCGGCGTATCTTCCGGATGGCGCCGTTGCATCACCATTTCGAGCTGAAGGGATGGCCGGAGCCGCGGGTGATCGTGCGGTTCTGGATCATCACGGTCATCCTGGTCCTGATCGGCCTGGCCAGCCTGAAGATACGCTGA
- a CDS encoding UDP-N-acetylmuramoyl-L-alanine--D-glutamate ligase yields the protein MNAQPVDRDFPVTTRSDPAWRQALRARLGFDGTTLVVGLGLTGLSCARLLHDLGLPVEITDSRAEPPGIESARRELADAPLHPGEFSASALERCARILLSPGVAQDEPYLRRARERGIPILGDIEVFARCADAPVVAITGSNGKSTVTALLGAMAQADGRDVRVGGNIGTPALDLLRASPPDLYVLELSSFQLETTGSLNPRAAAILNLSPDHLDRYPDMQAYLDAKLRIYAGDGIVVVNRDDPSLRVCIPEGRDVRSFGAGVPEDGEYGLVDAAGQTWLALGSERLIAQDDLGLRGSHNALNALAALALGDAAGLSRAGMLAALRTFTGLPHRTQLIGERRGVRWYNDSKGTNVGATLAALGGLPGRVVLIAGGLGKGQDFSPLRELAATKARAVVLIGRDAPLIEAALHNVASIHYAGDMREAVARAAALARPGDSVLLSPACASFDMFSGYEDRGRRFVAAYEELAP from the coding sequence ATGAACGCACAGCCCGTCGACCGCGATTTCCCCGTCACGACGCGCTCCGATCCGGCGTGGCGCCAGGCGTTGCGCGCGCGCCTCGGTTTCGACGGCACGACCCTGGTGGTCGGTCTCGGTCTCACGGGGCTGTCGTGCGCGCGTCTGCTGCATGACCTCGGCCTGCCGGTCGAGATCACGGACAGCCGCGCGGAACCGCCCGGCATCGAGTCCGCCCGGCGCGAACTGGCGGACGCCCCGCTGCATCCGGGAGAGTTCTCCGCATCGGCGCTGGAGCGCTGCGCACGTATCCTGCTCAGCCCGGGCGTGGCGCAGGACGAGCCCTATCTGCGCCGCGCGCGTGAGCGCGGCATACCCATCCTGGGCGATATCGAAGTGTTCGCGCGCTGCGCGGATGCGCCGGTGGTCGCCATCACCGGTTCCAATGGCAAGAGCACGGTGACCGCCCTCCTCGGCGCCATGGCGCAGGCGGATGGCCGCGACGTGCGCGTGGGCGGAAATATCGGCACGCCGGCGCTCGATCTGCTGCGGGCATCGCCTCCGGATCTCTACGTACTGGAACTGTCGAGCTTCCAGCTGGAGACGACCGGGAGCCTGAATCCGCGCGCCGCGGCGATACTCAATCTGAGCCCGGATCATCTCGATCGTTATCCCGATATGCAGGCCTATCTGGATGCCAAGCTGCGCATCTACGCCGGCGACGGCATCGTGGTCGTCAATCGCGACGATCCCAGCCTCAGGGTCTGCATCCCGGAAGGGCGGGATGTCAGAAGTTTCGGCGCCGGCGTCCCTGAAGACGGGGAATACGGTCTGGTTGATGCTGCGGGCCAGACCTGGCTGGCGCTCGGAAGCGAGCGCCTGATCGCGCAGGACGACCTCGGTCTGCGCGGCAGTCACAACGCGCTCAACGCGCTGGCGGCGCTCGCGCTGGGCGACGCCGCCGGTTTGTCCCGCGCCGGAATGCTGGCCGCCTTGCGCACGTTCACCGGCTTGCCGCACCGCACGCAACTGATCGGCGAGCGGCGCGGGGTGCGCTGGTACAACGATTCCAAGGGCACCAATGTTGGGGCCACGCTGGCGGCCCTGGGTGGCTTGCCCGGGCGCGTGGTGCTGATCGCCGGCGGGCTCGGCAAGGGGCAGGATTTCTCTCCGCTGCGCGAGCTGGCCGCGACCAAGGCGCGCGCCGTGGTGTTGATCGGGCGCGATGCGCCGCTGATCGAGGCCGCGCTGCACAATGTCGCCTCGATCCATTACGCGGGTGATATGCGTGAGGCCGTCGCGCGCGCCGCCGCGCTGGCGCGGCCCGGTGACAGCGTGCTGTTGTCGCCCGCCTGCGCGAGCTTCGACATGTTCAGCGGTTACGAGGACCGCGGCCGTCGTTTCGTGGCCGCCTACGAGGAACTGGCCCCATGA
- the ftsW gene encoding putative lipid II flippase FtsW gives MIARLLSRGQRAVRGDDSPGTDAGLLYAVVIALGFGLVMMASASFGVAERELGQPSYYLMHQLGYIGVSVLAGFLVYSSLSLEFLERHSGKLLIAAFALLILVLMPGVGREVNGSTRWLSLGVVRVQPSEFAKLFTFIYLAGYLVRRGDEVRNAVRGFVKPMAVLAVLCVLLLAEPDFGAAAVLMGTAMGMMLLGGVRIWQFGVLLVFVVCALAVLAVSSPYRMARITAFLNPWADPFASGFQLTQALIAFGRGEWFGVGLGGSIQKLFYLPEAHTDFLFAVIAEELGLAGSIAVIALFTFIVARSFMIARRAETAGRPFASYLASGLGLWFGLQAYTNIAVNMGLLPTKGLTLPLMSYGGSSMLAACIAMGLLLRIDRETRRVLQRHVGAY, from the coding sequence ATGATCGCGCGGCTGCTCTCACGCGGACAGCGCGCCGTGCGCGGGGACGATTCCCCGGGCACCGATGCGGGCCTGCTCTACGCCGTGGTGATCGCCCTGGGCTTCGGCCTGGTGATGATGGCCTCCGCCTCGTTCGGCGTCGCCGAACGCGAGCTGGGCCAGCCGAGCTACTATCTGATGCATCAGCTCGGCTATATCGGCGTCAGCGTGCTGGCGGGATTCCTGGTCTATTCCTCCCTGTCGCTGGAATTCCTCGAGCGGCACAGCGGCAAGCTGCTGATCGCCGCCTTCGCCCTGCTCATCCTGGTGCTGATGCCCGGGGTCGGACGGGAGGTGAACGGCAGTACGCGCTGGCTGTCCCTCGGCGTCGTCAGGGTGCAGCCGTCGGAATTCGCCAAACTCTTCACGTTCATTTATCTGGCCGGCTATCTGGTGCGGCGCGGTGATGAGGTGCGCAACGCGGTGCGCGGCTTCGTCAAGCCAATGGCCGTGCTGGCCGTGCTGTGCGTACTGCTGCTGGCGGAGCCCGATTTCGGTGCGGCCGCCGTGCTCATGGGTACCGCGATGGGCATGATGCTGCTGGGCGGCGTGCGCATCTGGCAGTTCGGTGTGCTGCTGGTCTTCGTGGTGTGCGCCTTGGCCGTGCTCGCGGTCTCGTCGCCGTATCGCATGGCGCGCATCACCGCGTTCCTGAATCCGTGGGCCGATCCCTTCGCCAGCGGTTTCCAGCTGACCCAGGCGCTGATCGCGTTCGGCCGCGGCGAATGGTTCGGGGTCGGGCTGGGCGGTTCAATCCAGAAACTGTTTTATCTGCCGGAGGCGCACACCGATTTCCTGTTCGCGGTGATCGCCGAGGAACTCGGGCTCGCCGGGTCGATCGCGGTGATCGCGCTATTCACCTTCATCGTGGCGAGGAGTTTCATGATCGCGCGCCGCGCCGAGACGGCCGGCCGGCCGTTCGCGAGCTACCTCGCCAGCGGGCTTGGCCTGTGGTTCGGTCTGCAGGCCTACACCAACATCGCGGTGAACATGGGGTTGCTGCCCACCAAGGGGCTCACGCTTCCCTTGATGAGTTATGGCGGCAGCAGCATGCTGGCCGCCTGCATCGCCATGGGTCTGCTGCTGCGGATCGATCGCGAAACGCGCCGCGTCCTGCAGCGTCATGTGGGGGCATACTGA
- a CDS encoding UDP-N-acetylmuramoyl-L-alanyl-D-glutamate--2,6-diaminopimelate ligase, with protein MPGRNLAVNPRPQRLSTLLQGLVAVDAGNDPEIAGLETDSRRVLPGDLFLACAGGHAHGAEYIDAAVRAGARAVVYEPDARVSPSLLEPRGVPLVGVAGLGHQLGVIAARFYEDPSRDMLVIGITGTNGKTSVCHYLAQALLRDGAPCGVIGTLGYGAYGALRAGAYTTPDAVTLQSELAAMRAAGIRRVVMEVSSHALEQERTRGVAFDGAIFTNLTRDHLDYHGDLTAYACAKQKLFLVPGLSYAVINEDDAFGRELLAGLARPIVGVRYGLDEGAGREDGLRYVHGTVARRDLAGMELRIRSSWGDGVLNTALLGGFNASNLLAVLAMLLLMELPLEEALARLENLRAVPGRMERFERAAGPGPLVIVDYAHTPDALRQALQTLRPHCAGRLWCVFGCGGDRDRGKRPQMGAVAAHYADRIVVTSDNPRHEDPQAIIGEILAGVERAEDVARVPDRAAALRRAIESARPEDIILVAGKGHEDYQQVGDELLPFSDRDQVRRLLEETV; from the coding sequence ATGCCGGGGCGGAACCTGGCGGTGAATCCCAGGCCGCAGCGGCTGAGCACGCTGCTGCAGGGGCTTGTCGCCGTCGACGCCGGGAATGATCCCGAGATCGCGGGATTGGAGACGGACAGCCGGCGGGTGCTGCCCGGGGATCTGTTTCTGGCCTGCGCCGGTGGACACGCGCACGGCGCGGAGTATATCGATGCCGCCGTGCGCGCCGGCGCCCGCGCCGTCGTATACGAGCCGGACGCGCGTGTCAGTCCGTCGCTGCTGGAGCCGCGCGGGGTGCCGTTGGTGGGCGTTGCCGGCCTGGGTCACCAGCTCGGGGTCATCGCCGCGCGATTTTACGAAGACCCGTCGCGCGACATGCTGGTGATCGGTATCACCGGCACCAACGGCAAGACCTCCGTTTGCCATTACCTGGCGCAGGCGCTGTTGAGGGACGGGGCGCCCTGCGGCGTGATCGGCACGCTCGGTTACGGCGCCTACGGCGCGCTCCGCGCGGGCGCCTACACCACCCCGGACGCCGTGACCCTGCAATCGGAGCTCGCCGCCATGCGCGCCGCGGGCATCCGTCGCGTCGTGATGGAAGTCTCCTCGCACGCGCTGGAGCAGGAGCGCACGCGGGGAGTCGCCTTCGACGGCGCGATCTTCACCAACCTCACTCGCGACCATCTCGATTATCACGGGGATCTTACCGCCTACGCGTGCGCCAAGCAGAAGCTGTTTCTGGTCCCCGGCCTGAGTTACGCCGTGATCAACGAGGACGATGCCTTCGGGCGCGAGCTGTTGGCCGGGCTGGCGCGCCCGATCGTCGGGGTGCGCTACGGCCTGGATGAGGGAGCCGGCCGCGAGGACGGGTTGCGTTATGTGCACGGGACCGTGGCGCGGCGCGACCTCGCGGGAATGGAATTGCGTATCCGTTCGAGCTGGGGCGACGGCGTGCTGAATACCGCCCTGCTCGGGGGCTTCAATGCCAGCAATCTGCTCGCGGTGCTCGCGATGCTGTTGCTGATGGAGCTGCCGCTCGAGGAGGCGCTGGCGCGGCTGGAAAACCTGCGCGCGGTGCCGGGGCGGATGGAGCGTTTCGAGCGCGCCGCCGGGCCGGGGCCGCTGGTCATCGTCGATTATGCGCATACCCCCGATGCCCTCAGGCAGGCGCTGCAAACCCTGCGCCCGCACTGCGCGGGCAGGCTGTGGTGCGTGTTCGGCTGCGGCGGCGACCGCGATCGTGGCAAGCGACCGCAGATGGGGGCCGTGGCCGCGCATTACGCCGATCGCATCGTCGTGACCAGCGACAACCCGCGCCATGAGGATCCACAGGCGATCATCGGGGAGATCCTGGCGGGCGTCGAGCGTGCGGAAGACGTCGCGCGCGTGCCGGATCGCGCGGCTGCGCTGCGGCGCGCGATCGAATCCGCTCGCCCCGAAGACATCATCCTGGTGGCTGGCAAGGGCCACGAGGATTATCAGCAGGTGGGGGACGAGCTTCTCCCGTTCAGCGATCGCGACCAGGTGCGCCGCCTGCTGGAGGAGACGGTATGA
- the murB gene encoding UDP-N-acetylmuramate dehydrogenase yields the protein MALDESSPSRHGAATPRGVLRRGEPMARHTSWRAGGPADRFYEPADLDDLACYLKGLPADEAVLWIGLGSNLLVRDGGIRGSVIATNAALDDIATLDGNVVQVGAGTPCAKVARHCANAGLAGTEFLIGIPGTLGGALAMNAGAFGGETWPLVQAVDTIDRSGNITRRTPDQYTVGYRSVHGPAGEWFVAALLRLQSGNAEVARARIKELLARRTDLQPMGQPSCGSVFRNPPGDYAGRLVEACGLKGMRIGGAEVSRKHANFIVNDGTATAADIEGLILHVRDTVERMQGVRLVPEVRIVGEPAAEGGHE from the coding sequence ATGGCGTTGGACGAGTCGTCCCCGTCCCGGCACGGCGCAGCGACGCCGCGCGGTGTCCTGCGCCGCGGCGAGCCGATGGCGCGCCATACGTCGTGGCGCGCGGGCGGTCCGGCCGACCGTTTTTACGAGCCCGCGGATCTCGACGATCTGGCGTGCTATCTGAAGGGATTGCCGGCGGACGAGGCGGTGTTATGGATCGGTCTCGGCAGTAATCTGCTGGTGCGCGACGGCGGGATCCGCGGCAGCGTGATCGCCACCAATGCCGCGCTCGACGACATCGCCACCCTGGACGGTAACGTCGTGCAGGTCGGCGCCGGTACGCCCTGCGCCAAGGTCGCGCGCCATTGCGCGAATGCGGGCCTGGCAGGGACCGAATTCCTGATCGGCATCCCGGGGACCCTGGGCGGCGCCCTGGCGATGAACGCGGGCGCCTTCGGCGGCGAGACCTGGCCGCTGGTGCAGGCCGTCGACACGATCGACCGCAGCGGCAACATCACGCGGCGCACACCGGACCAGTACACGGTCGGTTATCGGAGCGTGCACGGGCCCGCCGGCGAATGGTTCGTCGCCGCACTGCTGCGGTTGCAGTCCGGCAACGCCGAGGTGGCGCGCGCACGCATCAAGGAACTGCTCGCCCGCCGTACCGACCTGCAGCCGATGGGGCAGCCGAGCTGCGGCTCGGTGTTCCGCAATCCGCCCGGCGATTACGCCGGACGGCTGGTCGAGGCCTGCGGTCTCAAGGGCATGCGTATCGGCGGAGCGGAGGTATCGCGCAAGCACGCCAACTTCATCGTCAACGACGGCACGGCCACCGCCGCCGACATCGAAGGCCTGATCCTGCACGTGCGGGATACCGTCGAGCGGATGCAGGGCGTGCGGCTGGTGCCGGAAGTGCGGATCGTCGGTGAGCCGGCGGCGGAGGGCGGCCATGAGTGA
- the murC gene encoding UDP-N-acetylmuramate--L-alanine ligase yields MGRVRHIHFVGIGGSGMNGIAEVLHNLGYTVSGSDLSDGAAIRRLRDNGIRVAIGHDAGLIEDCDVVVRSSAVGDSNPEIVAAQRRRIPIVPRAAMLAELMRFRYGVAVAGTHGKTTVTSLIASLLAEGGLDPTFVIGGRLNSAGANARLGGSNYLVAEADESDASFLHLQPLLAVVTNIDADHMETYHGDFAQLRQAFIDFLHNLPFYGLAVVCVDDPVIRALLPEISRPLVTYGIAEQADFRAGNLVHEGSTSRFTVSRPGGQAPLEVRLNLAGRHNVLNALAAMAVAGELGVTDEAVLHGLLGFQGIGRRFQSYGEIAAPGGRVMMLDDYGHHPREIQAVIQAIRAGWPGRRLVLVFQPHRYTRTRDLFEDFSSVLSEADEVLMLEVYAAGEEPIPGVDARTLCRAIRARGRIEPVFVQDGAELARVLRATLVDGDILLTMGAGDIGALAGRLAEQLRAGGKA; encoded by the coding sequence ATGGGTCGGGTGCGCCATATCCACTTCGTGGGTATCGGGGGTTCCGGGATGAACGGCATCGCGGAGGTGCTGCACAACCTGGGCTACACGGTGTCGGGTTCGGATCTGTCCGATGGCGCCGCCATCCGGCGTCTGCGTGACAATGGCATCCGGGTCGCGATCGGCCACGATGCCGGCCTGATCGAAGACTGCGACGTGGTGGTCAGGTCGAGCGCCGTCGGTGACAGCAATCCGGAGATCGTCGCCGCGCAGCGGCGCCGTATCCCGATCGTGCCGCGCGCCGCCATGCTCGCCGAGCTGATGCGTTTCCGTTACGGCGTCGCGGTGGCCGGCACGCACGGCAAGACCACCGTCACCAGCCTGATCGCGAGCCTGCTGGCGGAAGGCGGGCTCGATCCCACCTTCGTGATCGGCGGGCGACTCAACAGCGCCGGCGCCAATGCCCGCCTCGGCGGAAGCAACTACCTGGTCGCCGAGGCCGACGAGAGCGACGCCTCCTTCCTGCATCTGCAGCCCTTGCTGGCAGTGGTCACCAATATCGATGCGGATCACATGGAGACCTATCACGGCGATTTCGCCCAGTTGCGCCAGGCCTTCATCGATTTTCTGCATAACCTGCCATTTTACGGACTGGCGGTCGTCTGCGTCGACGATCCCGTGATTCGCGCGCTGCTGCCCGAGATCTCCCGCCCGCTGGTCACCTACGGCATCGCGGAACAGGCCGACTTCCGCGCCGGGAACCTCGTGCATGAGGGTTCCACATCCCGCTTCACCGTCAGCCGTCCGGGCGGCCAGGCCCCGCTAGAGGTGCGGCTCAATCTGGCCGGTCGGCACAATGTGCTGAACGCGCTCGCGGCGATGGCGGTGGCGGGGGAGCTCGGTGTAACGGACGAGGCGGTCCTGCACGGACTGCTGGGTTTCCAGGGCATCGGGCGCCGCTTCCAGTCCTACGGCGAGATCGCGGCCCCGGGCGGTCGCGTGATGATGCTCGACGACTACGGTCATCATCCGCGCGAGATCCAGGCGGTGATACAGGCGATCCGCGCCGGCTGGCCCGGACGGCGCCTGGTGCTGGTCTTCCAGCCCCATCGCTATACGCGCACGCGCGACCTGTTCGAGGACTTCAGTTCCGTGCTGTCGGAAGCGGACGAAGTGCTGATGCTGGAGGTATATGCGGCCGGCGAGGAACCGATCCCGGGCGTCGACGCGCGCACGCTGTGTCGCGCGATCCGCGCGCGCGGCCGTATCGAGCCGGTGTTCGTGCAGGACGGCGCGGAGCTCGCGCGCGTGCTGCGCGCGACGCTGGTCGACGGCGACATTCTGCTCACCATGGGTGCCGGCGATATCGGTGCGCTGGCGGGGCGGCTGGCCGAGCAGTTGCGCGCGGGAGGCAAGGCATGA
- the murG gene encoding undecaprenyldiphospho-muramoylpentapeptide beta-N-acetylglucosaminyltransferase: protein MAARILIMAGGTGGHVFPAIAVARELRAEGADILWLGTRAGLEAEVVPRAGFELATVAIGGLRGKGFLRWLSLPFRLAWAMLQSLQIILRFRPMAVLGMGGFAAGPGGLMTWLLRKPLLVHEQNAVAGLTNRWLAVLADRCMVAFPGALPARLHPQLIGNPVRAEIAALPEPADRMRGRTGPLRLLVLGGSQGAQALNETLPRVIAALPAAERPQIRHQSGRAQAAAVERSYAGLGVKAEVQVFIDDMAAAYAWADLVVCRAGALTIAELTAAGIGALLVPFPQAVDDHQTRNAAYLVDTGAGLLLAQDSRLEARLIELLGGFCRAAIDGGRDDILRMARAARRLAQPESARQVARLCLEAAHG, encoded by the coding sequence GTGGCGGCGCGCATCCTGATCATGGCGGGCGGGACCGGGGGACATGTCTTTCCGGCGATCGCCGTGGCACGCGAGCTGCGCGCCGAGGGCGCTGATATCCTCTGGCTCGGCACGCGCGCCGGCCTGGAGGCGGAAGTCGTGCCGCGCGCCGGCTTCGAGCTCGCAACCGTCGCCATCGGCGGCCTGCGCGGGAAGGGGTTTTTGCGCTGGTTGTCACTGCCGTTCCGGCTGGCGTGGGCCATGCTGCAATCCCTGCAGATCATCCTGCGTTTCCGGCCGATGGCGGTGCTCGGCATGGGCGGTTTCGCGGCGGGTCCGGGGGGGCTGATGACCTGGCTGTTGCGCAAGCCGCTGCTGGTGCATGAGCAGAACGCCGTTGCCGGGCTGACCAATCGCTGGCTGGCCGTGCTCGCCGACCGCTGCATGGTGGCGTTCCCCGGGGCCTTGCCCGCGCGGCTGCATCCGCAGCTGATCGGCAATCCGGTGCGCGCGGAGATCGCCGCGCTGCCCGAGCCCGCCGACCGCATGCGTGGCCGCACGGGTCCGCTGCGCCTGCTTGTGCTCGGCGGCAGCCAGGGAGCGCAGGCGCTGAACGAGACCCTGCCGCGCGTGATCGCGGCGCTGCCCGCGGCGGAGCGTCCGCAGATCCGTCATCAGAGCGGCCGCGCTCAGGCCGCGGCGGTGGAGCGGAGTTACGCGGGTCTCGGCGTGAAGGCCGAGGTGCAGGTATTCATCGACGACATGGCGGCGGCTTATGCCTGGGCGGACCTGGTGGTCTGCCGGGCCGGTGCATTGACCATCGCCGAGCTGACCGCCGCCGGGATCGGCGCGCTCCTGGTGCCTTTTCCACAGGCGGTGGACGATCATCAGACGCGCAATGCCGCCTACCTGGTCGACACGGGCGCGGGCCTGTTGCTGGCGCAGGATTCCCGCCTGGAGGCGCGGCTGATCGAGTTGCTGGGCGGATTCTGCCGCGCCGCCATCGACGGCGGACGTGATGACATCCTGCGGATGGCGCGGGCCGCGCGGCGGCTGGCGCAGCCGGAATCGGCGCGGCAGGTGGCGCGCCTGTGCCTGGAGGCCGCGCATGGCTAG